From Daphnia pulicaria isolate SC F1-1A chromosome 11, SC_F0-13Bv2, whole genome shotgun sequence, the proteins below share one genomic window:
- the LOC124315475 gene encoding uncharacterized protein LOC124315475 — MEKASKAFRRSSVRIRSAGSGHTDLQLVISEIKEMRAAARWFQSSQTSALGDLLKWSLRGENRAIQETAAQLVELNMIWSDAQKNFADNLKDYKQQFELMLEGENQVDNCKQKLSLAEAKEAKLRKEYKKAFKREQPSEIQEVETQLKQATHASELAQEEMSECSKENEAVKLIRMKQSLLKISESYLELAHKCIHVFEAQKEVALALPDVHDANVENIKYTGAVSGRKAVLEAKDKVERYRRNSLSSEAASQPPPYNPHYSQAVNAHRRSNTCPEFMHPQHDRSSGWGWNASQQMSEDSPPNQSMNGFSRPASNDRYH; from the exons atggaaaaggcAAGCAAAGCGTTTCGTAG GAGTAGTGTAAGAATAAGGTCAGCTGGGAGTGGGCACACTGACTTGCAGCTTGTAATAtcagaaattaaagaaatgcgAGCTGCTGCTAGGTGGTTTCAGAGTTCTCAAACTTCTGCACTTGGAGATCTTCTGAAGTGGTCACTCCGAGGTGAGAATAGAGCAATACAAGAAACAGCAGCCCAACTTGTTGAGCTCAACATGATTTGGAGTGATGCTCAGAAGAACTTTGCCG ataATTTAAAAGACTACAAGCAACAGTTTGAATTGATGCTGGAAGGTGAAAATCAGGTGGATAACTGCAAGCAAAAACTCTCCTTGGCAGAAGCAAAAGAAGCCAAattaagaaaagaatataaaaaagCTTTCAAAAGAGAGCAACCTTCTGAAATTCAGGAAGTTGAAACTCAATTGAAACAAGCAACTCATGCTAGTGAATTGGCCCAGGAAGAAA TGAGTGAATGCTCAAAAGAGAATGAAGCAGTGAAGCTCATCAGAATGAAGCAAAGCTTGCTCAAAATATCTGAATCCTATCTAGAGCTTGCCCATAAGTGTATTCATGTTTTTGAAGCACAAAAAGAAGTTGCTTTGGCATTGCCTGATGTTCATGATGCCAATgtagaaaatattaaatatacaG gGGCGGTTTCGGGTCGAAAAGCTGTGCTTGAAGCAAAAGATAAGGTCGAGCGTTATAGGAGAAATTCTCTTTCTTCTGAAGCTGCCAGCCAACCTCCACCCTACAATCCACATTACTCACAAGCCGTTAATGCGCACAGGCGAAGTAATACTTGTCCAGAATTTATGCACCCTCAACATGACAGGTCGTCTGGTTGGGGATGGAACGCTTCCCAGCAAATGAGCGAAGACTCCCCTCCTAATCAGTCTATGAATGGATTCTCTCGACCCGCCTCAAATGACCGATATCACTAG
- the LOC124315577 gene encoding autophagy-related protein 101-like produces MNARTQVFEMALEGRQVEEAVSSLFHTLLFHRTLGKFHYQQDGKYTVGSVGYEDTDCDFVDLTYVRCSSGEMQRIVHKEATAFSECLRSQERETQGQARSGHISLTFYQTKKARWPFPSENIPWEVWNLRMEIMTLASEIERQLYREKVGELLAEKILYIAESMNRPSYVPKMPNQPELDLIFDTGFVDIQPYLFKISYGTSPVLGSFNMGTTVRRLLKDTLSI; encoded by the exons ATGAATGCTAGAACTCAGGTTTTCGAAATG GCACTTGAAGGGAGGCAGGTGGAAGAAGCTGTTTCAAGTCTATTCCACACCTTGCTATTCCACAGAACTTTGGGAAAGTTCCATTACCAGCAAGATGGAAAATACACTGTAGGATCAGTTGGCTATGAAGATACTGACTGTGACTTTGTTGACCTCACCTAT GTACGATGTAGTTCTGGTGAAATGCAAAGAATAGTTCACAAAGAAGCGACCGCCTTTAGCGAATGCCTACGATCACAGGAGCGAGAGACCCAAGGCCAAGCAAGATCTGGTCATATATCTTTGACTTtctatcaaacaaaaaaggccaGATGGCCTTTCCCATCCGAAAATATCCCCTGGGAAGTGTGGAACCTACGAATGGAAATTATGACACTTGCTAGCGAAATTG AACGGCAACTATACAGGGAAAAGGTTGGCGAATTGTTGGCAGAAAAGATCCTGTACATCGCCGAATCGATGAACCGTCCTTCTTATGTGCCCAAAATGCCCAACCAACCCGAGCTGGATCTCATCTTTGACACAGGTTTTGTTGATATCCAACCCTACTTGTTCAAG ATATCGTACGGGACATCACCAGTTTTGGGAAGTTTCAACATGGGGACTACCGTACGTCGATTACTCAAGGACACCCTCTCTATTTAG
- the LOC124315445 gene encoding prostaglandin reductase 1-like, with product MIDIPTKGKKFILAHHFDGLPKLENLKLVDFDIPKLQTGEILVEALFFSVDPYMRPYSARLLQEGSTMIGSQVAKVIATKNGEYPLGTRLVGYWGWSTHTVVNPSNVATGMIGSFTHFPDIGSLSPSLGLGAIGMPGNTAYFGLLEICQPKEGDVVVVTGAAGAVGSLVGQIAKIKGCYVIGFAGSDDKVKWLVDELGFDKAYNYKTADWDKSLKEAAPKGVDCYFDNVGGLLSTTIRNHMKDFGRISVCGSISAYNDKTPSMAPVCEPAFVFKQLKMEGFLVGRWMSRWMEGLSQMTKWIQEGKIKVRETYTDGFENMPQAFIDMLTGVNTGKAIIKA from the exons ATGATTGATATACCAAccaaaggaaagaaattcATTCTTGCACACCATTTTGATGGCTTGCCAAAACTAGAGAATCTAAAACTGGTTGATTTTGACATCCCCAAACTTCAAACTGGAG AGATCCTAGTTGAAGCACTTTTCTTTAGTGTTGATCCTTACATGAGACCATACAGTGCACGGCTTCTTCAAGAAGGTTCTACTATGATTGGCAGTCAGGTGGCTAA GGTTATTGCCACAAAAAATGGTGAATATCCCTTGGGAACCAGATTAGTTGGCTATTGGGGATG GAGCACTCATACTGTTGTCAACCCAAGTAATGTTGCTACTGGAATGATTGGATCTTTCACCCACTTTCCAGACATTGGAAGCCTATCTCCATCTCTAGGCCTTGGAGCCATTGGAATGCCTGG gaACACTGCTTATTTTGGGCTTCTGGAAATTTGTCAGCCAAAAGAAGGAGATGTTGTAGTAGTCACGGGAGCGGCCGGCGCAGTTGGCAGTCTAGTGGGACAAATTGCCAAGATCAAAG GATGCTACGTTATTGGGTTTGCTGGAAGTGATGACAAAGTGAAATGGCTTGTCGATGAGCTGGGCTTTGACAAGGCCTACAACTATAAAACGGCAGATTGGGATAAAAGTTTGAAGGAAGCTGCCCCAAAAGGAGTAGATTGCTACTTTGATAAC GTTGGAGGTTTGTTGTCAACAACGATTCGTAATCACATGAAGGATTTTGGACGTATTTCTGTCTGCGGATCCATCTCAGCTTATAACGATAAAACACCATCCATGGCTCCAGTTTGCGAACCCGCTTTCGTTTTCAAACaactgaaaatggaaggattcCTAGTGGGTCGGTGGATGTCCCGTTGGATGGAAGGTTTGTCTCAAATGACAAAATGGATTCAAGAG GGAAAGATTAAAGTAAGAGAGACGTATACAGATGGCTTCGAAAACATGCCTCAAGCTTTTATTGATATGCTTACCGGTGTCAATACTGGCAAAGCAATTATCAAGGCCTAA
- the LOC124315285 gene encoding pantetheinase-like, with protein MNRVLNGILLLFCFGALFTKLPAVLARPYIAAVVEYSPTGSVFSQTPAEVLGQNLNNYNQLIVEAASLGVDIIVFPEYGITTLTLSSLSRLAARPFLQQFPSINSSAPQLLCDGNATIPDRDLVFTKLSCYARQNAIYVVINVGEIVVCSAGQNTSENGVCPDDGAFQYSSDVVFDRNGVLLARYRKTHLFLEPLFQVPIATDLTVFSTDFGINFGMMTCFDIMFYEPALTLYYQQGIKDFVFPTAWVDELPFLTAIQMQEGWTRFLGGTLLASNYHLPANAQIGSGIYDAAGAINYTSSPDSGTRLVVAQVGGNEKSTFADSVSSSTARWMEPHGMLYEDLTNYSNMELITGEAQTVSLCHEDLCCHLNYSIVCPTNEVCDQYRLFSYSGFRTLGGGTYTVSIQLCGVVACVNESVQSCAKPTVTQIAQINALELAGNFSSAHQIYPTCITKELQLLPVGSLQFNIYDDGEVGLVASRSLSETLAIGLYGRAYDKDIDGK; from the exons ATGAATCGTGTTCTAAACGGGATTTtgctgttgttttgttttggggcGTTGTTCACAAAACTGCCGGCAGTTCtt GCACGTCCATACATCGCTGCTGTTGTCGAATATTCTCCTACAGGAAGCGTGTTCAGCCAAACTCCAGCAGAAGTACTTggtcaaaatttgaataattacaaCCAACTTATTGTCGAAGCTGCATCTTTG GGTGTTGACATAATAGTTTTTCCTGAATACGGAATAACAACATTAACTCTCTCTTCTTTATCGCGATTGGCTGCACGACCATTTCTACAACAGTTTCCATCCATCAATAGTTCTGCTCCGCAATTGTTATGCGATGGGAATGCAACTATTCCTGACCGAGATCTAGTCTTCACAAAGTTGAGTTGCTACGCGCGTCAAAATGCTATCTACGTAGTGATTAACGTAGGCGAAATAGTAGTGTGTTCTGCAGGCCAGAACACCTCGGAAAATGggg TGTGCCCGGATGATGGAGCATTTCAATACAGTAGCGACGTTGTATTTGATCGAAACGGCGTTTTACTTGCTCG CTATCGGAAAACTCATTTGTTCCTGGAGCCTCTTTTTCAGGTCCCAATTGCTACTGATCTCACTGTTTTCTCCACCGATTTTGGAATCAATTTCGGGATGATGACATGCTTCGATATAATGTTTTACGAACCTGCATTGACTCTCTACTACCAACAAGGAATCAAAGACTTTGTCTTTCCTACCGCCTGGGTAGACGAGCTGCCATTCCTTACCG CCATTCAAATGCAAGAGGGATGGACGCGTTTCCTAGGCGGAACTTTGTTAGCTTCTAATTATCATCTTCCAGCCAATGCTCAAATAGGAAGCGGTATATACGATGCTGCTGGTGCAATTAATTACACCTCTAGTCCCGATTCGGGGACACGGTTGGTCGTCGCCCAGGTTGGAGGCAATGAAAAAAGTACTTTTGCAGATTCAGTCAGCAGTTCTACC GCTCGCTGGATGGAACCGCATGGAATGTTGTACGAAGACCTCACCAACTATTCCAACATGGAGTTAATAACTGGCGAGGCTCAAACCGTTTCTTTGTGTCACGAAGATTTGTGCTGTCATTTAAATTATTCCATTGTTTGCCCCACGAATGAGGTCTGTGATCAGTACCGGTTGTTTAGTTATAGTGGATTCCGGACACTGGGTGGTGGAACGTATACAGTCAGCATTCAG TTGTGCGGTGTTGTTGCTTGCGTCAATGAAAGTGTACAAAGTTGTGCTAAGCCAACAGTAACCCAGATAGCTCAGATAAATGCGCTTGAACTAgcgggtaatttttcatcagCCCATCAAATTTATCCTACTTGTATTACCAAGGAATTGCAGCTATTGCCTGTCGGAAGTCTTCAATTTAACATTTACGATGACGGTGAAGTTGGATTGGTTGCTTCTCGATCCTTATCGGAGACTTTAGCCATTGGTCTTTACGGAAGAGCTTACGACAAAGACATTGATGGAAAGTGA
- the LOC124315637 gene encoding rRNA-processing protein FYV7-like, whose product MESQGQHHEGKGKRNFNKKKWRETQYSHKERVSEWESKRKEAVKRKYRKMLKKDESTSTVQATYQLYNAEEGNVNGYSEPPRQRLSEFQRAKLEYERIQGLKEEARREREQKIKEREIAIIKSKQMRLERIKKLTQKTKKGQPVMKGRIEILLQKIQKQVANDS is encoded by the exons atggaatcacAAGGACAAcatcatgaaggaaaaggaaaacgaaACTTCAATAAAAAGAAGTGGCGTGAAACTCAATACAGTCATAAAGAAAGAG tgtcggaatgggagagcaaaagaaaagaagccgTGAAAAGGAAATACAGAAAGATGCTGAAGAAAGATGAATCCACTTCTACAGTTCAAGCCACATATCAATTGTACAATGCAGAGGAAGGAAATGTTAATGGTTATTCAGAACCACCTCGTCAAAG gtTGTCAGAGTTTCAAAGGGCCAAACTTGAATATGAGCGCATTCAAGGTCTGAAAGAAGAAGCAAGACGGGAGAGAGAACAGAAAATTAAGGAAAGAGAGATTGCCATCATTAAGAGCAAGCAGATGAGATTAGAACGAATCAAGAAGCTGACACAGAAAACCAAGAAAGGACAGCCAGTAATGAAGGGTAGaatagaaattcttcttcaGAAGATTCAAAAACAGGTTGCCAATGACAGTTGA